In a single window of the Zea mays cultivar B73 chromosome 5, Zm-B73-REFERENCE-NAM-5.0, whole genome shotgun sequence genome:
- the LOC103626381 gene encoding AAA-ATPase At3g28580, whose protein sequence is MRTVALSWSSLGSLVATAVVVRTAVRDVLPPEAHGALRALLACAAAAFAQPSDTIVVHETDANGVPNELYDAAQLYLGARCLASAPALHLHKAHGAGDVVASLPDDHTARDTFRGVRVLWASRRAESSGAYSPSGFGGGGGGRGGWSRGFSYPVGGGHQQQRCLVLQFPRRHRDVVRDAYIPHVLDMAARLRLKTRERKLYTNNYGGCGGPDAHEMLWSSHPFAHPSTFDTLAVDPALRDGIRSDLLRFVRRRDHYARAGRAWKRGYLLHGPPGTGKTSLIAAIANFLEFDIYDLELTAVQSNTDLRRLLACTRPMSLIVVEDIDCSLGLLDRTKAADDAERDIAPPRHLSLSRFPPMGGPGMYGDKISLSGVLNFVDGLWSSCVGERLIVFTTNHVDRLDPALLRPGRMDRKIELGYCKGPALRVLAKNYLGDCGTPGGGDHEPANGDQRYEELVGEAEVLLEEVHLTPADVAEVFMGCDGDGALAALQKLVDDLRSKKVVQECAASDV, encoded by the coding sequence ATGAGGACGGTGGCTCTGAGCTGGAGCTCCCTGGGCTCGCTCGTGGCCACGGCCGTGGTGGTGCGCACGGCGGTGCGCGACGTGCTCCCGCCGGAGGCGCACGGCGCGCTGCGGGCGCTCCTGGCGTGCGCCGCGGCCGCCTTCGCCCAGCCGTCCGACACCATCGTGGTCCACGAGACGGACGCCAACGGCGTGCCCAACGAGCTCTACGACGCGGCGCAGCTCTACCTCGGCGCGCGCTGCCTCGCGTCGGCCCCCGCGCTGCACCTCCACAAGGCGCACGGCGCGGGCGACGTGGTGGCGTCGCTGCCGGACGACCACACGGCGCGGGACACGTTCCGCGGGGTCCGCGTCCTGTGGGCGTCGCGGCGCGCGGAGTCGAGCGGCGCCTACTCCCCGTCCGGGTTcggcggcggcgggggcgggAGAGGAGGCTGGTCGCGTGGGTTCAGCTACCCGGTCGGCGGCGGGCACCAGCAGCAGCGGTGCCTCGTCCTCCAGTTCCCGCGCCGCCACCGCGACGTCGTGCGCGACGCATACATCCCCCACGTCCTCGACATGGCCGCCAGGCTGCGGCTCAAGACGCGGGAGCGGAAGCTCTACACCAACAACTACGGCGGCTGCGGCGGGCCGGACGCGCACGAGATGCTGTGGTCGTCGCACCCGTTCGCGCACCCGTCCACGTTCGACACGCTCGCCGTCGACCCGGCGCTCCGCGACGGCATCCGCTCCGACCTGCTCCGCTTCGTGCGCCGGCGGGACCACTACGCGCGCGCCGGCCGCGCCTGGAAGCGCGGCTACCTGCTGCACGGCCCGCCGGGGACCGGCAAGACCAGCCTCATCGCGGCCATCGCCAACTTCCTCGAGTTCGACATCTACGACCTGGAGCTCACCGCGGTGCAGTCCAACACCGACCTCCGGAGGCTACTCGCCTGCACGCGCCCCATGTCGCTGATCGTCGTCGAGGACATCGACTGCTCCCTCGGCCTCCTCGACCGGACGAAGGCCGCCGACGACGCCGAGCGGGACATTGCGCCGCCGCGCCATCTCAGCTTGTCGCGATTCCCACCGATGGGAGGGCCAGGGATGTACGGGGATAAGATCAGCCTGTCCGGCGTGCTCAACTTCGTGGACGGGCTCTGGTCGTCCTGCGTCGGGGAGCGCCTCATCGTGTTCACCACCAACCACGTCGACCGCCTCGACCCGGCGCTGCTGCGGCCCGGCCGGATGGACCGCAAGATCGAGCTCGGCTACTGCAAGGGCCCCGCGCTGCGCGTGCTCGCCAAGAACTACCTCGGAGACTGCGGCACTCCCGGCGGCGGCGATCACGAACCGGCTAATGGTGACCAGAGGTACGAGGAGCTGGTCGGGGAGGCGGAGGTGTTGCTGGAGGAGGTGCACTTGACGCCGGCCGATGTCGCGGAGGTGTTCATGGGGTGCGACGGCGACGGTGCCCTCGCCGCGCTACAGAAGCTCGTCGACGATCTCAGAAGCAAGAAAGTCGTTCAGGAATGCGCCGCCAGCGACGTGTGA